Below is a genomic region from Ziziphus jujuba cultivar Dongzao chromosome 7, ASM3175591v1.
TGAGCATTTCACGTTCACATTATCATGACTTCCGTCCTCCAaaagaaactttttttatttttatttttttatatatgaaatttcaaaCCATATTTAAGGAAAGTTGTTTTGGCTCTTTTTAACTCTTATAAAGTTTCTCTTacaatgaatttttttctttttttttcaaagtaaaaAAGGTTACGTCCAAGATGTCAAGTGGTATTAGTCCAAAACAGCACCAAAATCCAAATGGCATCGAAAAAGGTGAACAAAAGGACACCTCAAAGCACCTAAATGCCTAAATTCTCTCATTGGAATTTGCAGGCAATGAACctctcaaaaattaaatttaaaactccGTAGATACTACTAACCGTTGgataaagataatttattttaagtcCGCGAAGGTGATGATTCTTTTTTGGAGAGGGCGTGAACCTTACGCCACATACACAAAATACTATCTCCTAACCTCGCGCTTCTTCATAATGTTTTTGCTTTCCAACGGCcagcaaataaaaaacataaaagatcGAACGGTTTCGAATCCACTCAAACCACTTACATAGCACCACCACCGTCTATAAActgcatataaataaaaataatcaaatggaaaataaaaaacagaaagaaaatttgttaaatcagaaaaataaattttttttagaaaaaaggtACATATTTTTAAGTCTTTCCTAATCAGTTACACAAGCCTTAGAAACCTACCGCACCCACCATGAAAAAAGCAATGTACATTAACTCGGGCCCGTTTTTGAACCGGGTTCAGTGCTTCCGGTTCTTTGTCctatctctcttcttcttccctaTTTTCTAAAACCTAgctatttttttagtttctggtttttttttttttttaaaaaaaaaatcaaaaattgggCACGTCTGGAGTAGCCAAACCGGACTCGGTTGTTTCCTTCTTCCGCCGCATCTCCAGCACTTTACGGTGGTGGTTAGAGTGTATCTCGCTGGAAAAAGTCGGACTGCATGCGGGTCTATATTCGGGTAAAAGCCGACCCGACTTGTACCTGACACCGCATGCGTTGCAGAGGGTTTTGGCACCCAGCGGACCAGTTCTCCACTGCGGGGTCTTCTGCACACCGCAATGGCTGCAACGCCGTGGCGGCTGAACTGAAACGCCACCGGACGAGTCCACCGACGGTTTTTTCTTCGGCTTTTTCGCCGGAGGTTTCTCCACGGAGCCAACCGGTTCAATACTTTGGGTTGTGTATATAAGCAAAGGGCTTGAAGGGGACGAAGAAGAACACGAAGAGGTGGAACTGGAAGAAGATTCCGTGAACGAAGGGGACCCAAGTGACCAAATACGACCTCCGGTTCGAGTCCGCTTGCTTCTGGCCTTGGCCGGAACAGGGATTTTGAAGCAGGAATTAACGGAAATAGGAATTTGCGGTTCGGGTCCTTTCTCGGTTTGGTTGTTGTGCTTCTCCGTCAAAATTCCGGTAGGGTAAGGTACAGAGAATTCTGAGAATGAATCCTCGACAAAATGGGATAACCATTCGAGGTCCGCCAAATCATCTGCCTGTTAAAAAATGGTACACCTTTCGTCAGAAACCGCAACTAAAAGTCCcccgaatttttattttatttttttt
It encodes:
- the LOC107410110 gene encoding GATA transcription factor 5 — protein: MLYRTRHPFFLQYHPFTSSSSSIPSSSAATTSLSSLPFLSSSLSAQVETEMELVETALKTSISKEMLMKPSPQAFLDDLWVASGQNGVACDDFFVDDLLDLSNEDGLVDQEPEEEEEKVSVSVSTIKEHQEEQESLNPSTSFSPKDDFGSLPTSGLSVPADDLADLEWLSHFVEDSFSEFSVPYPTGILTEKHNNQTEKGPEPQIPISVNSCFKIPVPAKARSKRTRTGGRIWSLGSPSFTESSSSSTSSCSSSSPSSPLLIYTTQSIEPVGSVEKPPAKKPKKKPSVDSSGGVSVQPPRRCSHCGVQKTPQWRTGPLGAKTLCNACGVRYKSGRLLPEYRPACSPTFSSEIHSNHHRKVLEMRRKKETTESGLATPDVPNF